A genomic region of Arachis hypogaea cultivar Tifrunner chromosome 5, arahy.Tifrunner.gnm2.J5K5, whole genome shotgun sequence contains the following coding sequences:
- the LOC112802767 gene encoding agamous-like MADS-box protein MADS3 isoform X1, giving the protein MGRGRVVLERIENKINRQVTFSKRRSGLLKKAFELSVLCDAEVALIIFSSRGKLFQYSSSDISGIIERYRQCRYNKLSQTGNLFDQQSQSLYQEFLKLKVKYESLERTQRHFQGEELEPLGMKELMNLEKQVERTLAQARQLHMRKLITRQAELSEKVHEDQELNKKLKSKLRDEFPDLIAEHNNPIIHELNEVQAINQFQSETVLNNTRMFEHHNQEGKASGTRQQDGQSSHDKNNNGWLV; this is encoded by the exons ATGGGAAGAGGGAGAGTGGTTCTGGAGAGAATAGAGAACAAGATAAACAGGCAAGTTACATTTTCAAAGAGAAGGAGTGGTTTGTTGAAGAAAGCTTTTGAATTATCAGTGCTTTGTGATGCTGAAGTAGCACTCATCATCTTCTCTAGTCGCGGCAAGCTTTTTCAGTACAGCAGTTCTGA CATCAGTGGAATTATTGAGAGGTATCGCCAATGTCGTTACAACAAGTTGTCACAGACTGGCAATTTATTTGATCAGCAATCACAG AGCTTGTACCAGGAATTCTTGAAATTAAAGGTAAAATATGAATCTCTGGAGCGAACACAAAG GCATTTTCAAGGAGAAGAACTTGAGCCCCTTGGCATGAAGGAACTGATGAACCTTGAGAAACAAGTAGAAAGAACTCTTGCACAGGCTCGACAGCTCCAT ATGAGGAAGCTCATAACACGACAGGCAGAATTAAGTGAAAAG GTGCACGAGGACCAGGAGCTCAACAAAAAGTTGAAATCCAAG TTAAGAGATGAATTCCCAGACCTCATTGCTGAGCACAACAACCCTATTATTCATGAGTTGAATGAAGTACAAGCCATTAATCAGTTCCAGTCTGAGACGGTCTTAAACAACACACG CATGTTTGAGCATCATAATCAGGAGGGAAAAGCAAGCGGTACAAGGCAACAAGATGGTCAGAGCAGCCATGACAAAAACAATAATGGTTGGCTTGTGTGA
- the LOC112802767 gene encoding agamous-like MADS-box protein MADS3 isoform X2, which translates to MATIHFHSFFTSSNLFCCFRIRCISSISGIIERYRQCRYNKLSQTGNLFDQQSQSLYQEFLKLKVKYESLERTQRHFQGEELEPLGMKELMNLEKQVERTLAQARQLHMRKLITRQAELSEKVHEDQELNKKLKSKLRDEFPDLIAEHNNPIIHELNEVQAINQFQSETVLNNTRMFEHHNQEGKASGTRQQDGQSSHDKNNNGWLV; encoded by the exons ATGGCCACTATCCACTTTCATTCTTTCTTTacttcttccaatttgttctgTTGTTTCAGAATCAGATGCATCTCAAG CATCAGTGGAATTATTGAGAGGTATCGCCAATGTCGTTACAACAAGTTGTCACAGACTGGCAATTTATTTGATCAGCAATCACAG AGCTTGTACCAGGAATTCTTGAAATTAAAGGTAAAATATGAATCTCTGGAGCGAACACAAAG GCATTTTCAAGGAGAAGAACTTGAGCCCCTTGGCATGAAGGAACTGATGAACCTTGAGAAACAAGTAGAAAGAACTCTTGCACAGGCTCGACAGCTCCAT ATGAGGAAGCTCATAACACGACAGGCAGAATTAAGTGAAAAG GTGCACGAGGACCAGGAGCTCAACAAAAAGTTGAAATCCAAG TTAAGAGATGAATTCCCAGACCTCATTGCTGAGCACAACAACCCTATTATTCATGAGTTGAATGAAGTACAAGCCATTAATCAGTTCCAGTCTGAGACGGTCTTAAACAACACACG CATGTTTGAGCATCATAATCAGGAGGGAAAAGCAAGCGGTACAAGGCAACAAGATGGTCAGAGCAGCCATGACAAAAACAATAATGGTTGGCTTGTGTGA
- the LOC112802768 gene encoding probable fructokinase-7 — protein sequence MQHSANQMANSYSGNSNHISKEDAKETSSLVVSFGELLIDFVPTVGGVSLAEAPAFQKAPGGAPANVAVGISRLGGSSAFVGKVGADEFGYMLANILKENNVDMSGMRFDPNARTALAFVTLRADGEREFLFFRNPSADMLLHESELDINLLKKARVFHYGSISLIDEPCKSAHLAAMRIASNSGSILSYDPNLRLALWPSAEAARKGIMSIWDQADVIKISEEEITFLTGGDDPYDDNVVLKKLFHPNLKLLIVTEGSSGCRYYTKEFRGKVGGVKVKPVDTTGAGDAFVGGFLYNLASDPSILQDEKRLRKALYFANVCGAITVTERGAIPAMPTKEAILQFLLESASI from the exons ATGCAACACTCTGCAAATCAAATGGCCAATTCTTACTCAG GTAATTCCAATCATATCTCAAAAGAAGACGCAAAGGAAACAAGTTCGCTGGTTGTTTCCTTTGGGGAACTGCTGATAGACTTTGTGCCAACAGTGGGAGGAGTGTCGCTGGCCGAAGCACCGGCTTTTCAGAAAGCTCCTGGTGGAGCTCCTGCCAATGTAGCTGTTGGTATATCTAGACTTGGAGGTTCATCAGCTTTCGTCGGAAAG GTTGGAGCAGACGAGTTCGGTTACATGTTGGCCAACATATTGAAGGAAAACAATGTTGACATGTCTGGCATGCGGTTTGACCCGAATGCTAGAACTGCATTAGCTTTTGTTACACTTAGAGCTGACGGTGAACGAGAATTCTTGTTTTTCCGGAATCCAAGTGCTGATATGCTTCTTCATGAATCAGAACTTGATATAAATCTCTTAAAGAAG GCTAGAGTCTTCCATTATGGCTCCATCAGCTTGATTGACGAGCCGTGCAAGTCAGCTCATCTTGCTGCTATGAGAATTGCCAGCAATTCTGGTAGTATTCTCTCTTATGATCCAAATTTGAGATTAGCACTATGGCCATCAGCCGAGGCTGCTCGCAAGGGCATAATGAGTATTTGGGATCAAGCCGATGTCATAAAG ATAAGTGAGGAAGAGATTACATTTTTGACGGGTGGTGATGATCCTTATGATGATAATGTTGTATTGAAGAAACTTTTTCATCCAAATCTCAAACTTCTAATTGTTACTGAAGGCTCATCTGGTTGTAGATATTACACCAAG GAATTCAGGGGCAAAGTTGGAGGTGTTAAAGTCAAACCTGTTGACACAACTGGTGCCGGTGATGCATTTGTCGGTGGATTTCTCTACAACTTGGCTTCTGACCCAAGTATTCTTCAG GATGAGAAACGGCTGCGAAAAGCTCTATATTTCGCAAATGTATGCGGCGCCATCACTGTAACTGAGAGAGGTGCCATTCCTGCAATGCCTACAAAGGAAGCTATCTTGCAATTCTTACTAGAATCTGCTTCAATATAG